The following are encoded together in the Bacteroidales bacterium MB20-C3-3 genome:
- the cls gene encoding cardiolipin synthase — MTYWEVISIILYFVYFILAIYASFIIMYKKLDPVKSLSWIVVILMLPYIGLILYLFFGQNFRKTKIYNRKGVRDERFRRLGSYKQLKEFRKNPDLLPSELNRYRKLINLNLRGNKSLLGVNSEIELFFSGKEALDSMYQAISNATQHIHFQSYIIEDDIIGNRFKNLLIEKASQGVEVRVIYDDVGCWNLPVSFKNEFTDKGIEFLAFATVRWFLSPLSKLNYRNHRKILVVDGKTGYLGGVNIADRYYNGGNFEEWRDTHMRIAGESVAALQSSFLLDRYFIINQQFRRKKKYYPQLSLPDIRIDGTNSTYYSQIITSGPDSDWASIMQCYFAAISKATHHIYLITPYFTPSESLLNALKIAALGGIEVCLMLPEKSDSTITHWCTLSYAAEMMDAGVKVYLFSKGFNHSKVISIDGEFCIIGSANFDNRSMEHNFEITSIIYNKEIAIKLEEQFIKDIDKCISLAGSKWAKRSIKNQVKESFARLFSPLL, encoded by the coding sequence ATGACCTACTGGGAGGTAATATCAATTATTCTCTATTTTGTATATTTTATTCTGGCAATTTATGCCTCATTTATAATAATGTACAAGAAACTAGATCCGGTAAAATCACTCTCCTGGATTGTGGTTATACTTATGTTGCCATATATTGGTCTAATACTATATCTTTTCTTTGGTCAAAATTTCAGAAAAACAAAGATATATAACAGGAAAGGGGTAAGAGACGAACGATTCAGAAGGCTTGGAAGTTACAAGCAACTGAAAGAGTTTAGGAAGAACCCGGATCTTCTCCCTTCAGAACTTAACAGATACAGAAAACTAATCAACTTGAATTTAAGAGGGAACAAAAGTCTTCTTGGTGTAAATTCAGAAATTGAACTCTTTTTCTCCGGGAAAGAGGCATTAGACTCAATGTATCAGGCTATTTCAAATGCTACTCAACACATACACTTTCAGTCATATATAATTGAAGATGATATTATTGGAAATAGATTTAAAAATCTGTTAATTGAAAAAGCATCGCAAGGTGTAGAGGTAAGAGTTATTTATGACGATGTAGGTTGCTGGAACCTTCCGGTTTCATTTAAAAATGAGTTTACAGATAAAGGAATTGAATTTCTTGCCTTCGCAACAGTCAGATGGTTCCTCTCCCCTCTCTCAAAACTCAACTACAGAAACCACAGAAAAATTCTTGTAGTAGATGGCAAAACAGGTTACCTGGGTGGAGTTAATATTGCAGACAGATACTACAATGGCGGAAATTTTGAGGAGTGGAGAGATACTCACATGAGAATTGCCGGGGAGTCTGTAGCTGCATTACAATCCAGTTTTTTGCTGGACAGATACTTTATCATTAATCAGCAATTCAGAAGAAAGAAGAAGTATTATCCTCAGTTAAGCCTTCCTGACATAAGAATTGACGGAACAAACTCAACCTATTACTCTCAAATAATTACATCAGGCCCTGACAGTGACTGGGCGAGCATTATGCAATGCTATTTTGCAGCTATTTCCAAAGCGACGCACCATATTTATCTGATTACGCCATACTTTACCCCAAGTGAATCCCTGTTAAATGCACTTAAAATTGCAGCACTTGGCGGAATTGAGGTTTGTCTCATGCTGCCGGAAAAGAGTGATTCAACAATTACTCACTGGTGTACACTTTCTTACGCAGCAGAGATGATGGACGCCGGTGTTAAAGTTTACCTCTTTTCAAAAGGTTTTAACCACTCGAAGGTTATAAGCATCGATGGTGAATTTTGTATAATTGGATCTGCCAATTTTGACAACAGATCAATGGAGCATAACTTTGAAATAACAAGCATAATTTACAACAAAGAGATAGCCATTAAACTGGAGGAGCAGTTTATAAAAGATATTGATAAATGTATATCCCTTGCCGGATCCAAATGGGCGAAGAGGAGTATAAAAAATCAGGTAAAGGAGTCATTTGCAAGGCTTTTTAGCCCACTGCTTTAG
- a CDS encoding phosphatase PAP2 family protein has protein sequence MKRIILPAIIWIIITQSLLGQEVTKGKIHPDRVDSSSISIKEVIIPAPFIIAGISLYGKSGERFQQLRQSFTPNFKTTADNYLRFAPSLLLYSLKISGVESRSTWGRLLATNALSAIIVTGSVNAIKRVVKEPRPDGSESDAFPSGHTAIAFMGAHMVHKEFGHKSPWYTVAAYSAASATAVLRVLNNKHYVHDVIMGAGMGILSTELGYMFGGLIYRDRGLLNNESAGIIKDVSNSGYSFTGIGLEYQRILNKISIDGSRYYPATGTGISLESIYYIPSLKIKSSNFGIHLSGNSGTTIGKKNNLSGSDINIKTLSLSLGPALSLKVGNIMRFGVTAEAGYSRLSLVDIQSNEKNYNGFYTGASLFCEREIINGILLRVFTRNRNSFHPKPAPDLNTISVGGSMSISLY, from the coding sequence ATGAAAAGAATTATCCTTCCGGCAATAATTTGGATTATAATTACTCAAAGCCTCTTGGGACAAGAGGTTACTAAAGGCAAAATTCATCCAGATAGAGTTGATTCATCAAGCATATCAATAAAAGAAGTAATAATTCCTGCCCCATTTATTATTGCCGGAATTTCATTGTACGGCAAATCTGGTGAACGTTTTCAACAACTCCGTCAGAGCTTTACACCTAATTTTAAAACCACAGCAGATAACTATCTTAGATTTGCCCCCTCACTTCTACTATACTCTCTTAAAATTTCAGGTGTAGAGAGCAGAAGTACCTGGGGAAGGTTGCTTGCAACAAATGCATTATCTGCAATAATTGTAACAGGAAGCGTTAATGCGATTAAAAGAGTTGTTAAAGAGCCCAGACCGGATGGCAGTGAGTCCGACGCATTTCCCAGCGGCCATACTGCTATTGCCTTTATGGGTGCTCATATGGTTCACAAAGAATTTGGTCACAAATCTCCTTGGTACACAGTTGCTGCCTATTCAGCAGCATCTGCAACGGCCGTTTTGAGAGTATTGAACAATAAGCACTATGTTCATGATGTGATAATGGGAGCCGGTATGGGCATTCTTTCAACTGAACTGGGATATATGTTTGGGGGCCTTATTTATAGAGATAGAGGGCTGTTGAATAATGAGTCAGCAGGGATAATAAAAGATGTCTCCAATAGCGGATATTCATTTACAGGAATAGGCCTGGAATATCAAAGAATACTAAATAAAATTTCTATTGATGGGAGCCGTTACTATCCTGCAACAGGTACCGGAATTTCCCTTGAAAGCATATATTATATCCCGTCACTTAAAATTAAATCTTCCAATTTTGGAATCCATCTCTCCGGGAATTCAGGAACAACAATTGGCAAAAAAAATAATCTAAGTGGCTCTGATATAAATATAAAAACATTATCTCTCTCCTTAGGACCTGCTCTCTCCTTAAAAGTTGGTAATATTATGCGCTTTGGAGTAACTGCAGAAGCAGGCTACTCAAGATTATCGCTGGTTGATATTCAATCAAATGAAAAAAACTATAATGGATTTTACACCGGAGCATCCCTATTCTGCGAGAGAGAGATAATTAATGGTATTTTATTAAGAGTCTTTACCAGAAATAGAAACTCTTTTCATCCAAAACCTGCACCAGATCTCAACACTATCTCTGTTGGGGGCAGTATGTCAATCTCTCTTTACTAA
- a CDS encoding nucleotide exchange factor GrpE: protein MKRKNKEKEIEEQVDQEVSEEQQNKNEKSEEVTENNDSQKLSELNDRYLRLVAEFDNFRRRTAKERMDLVVNAAEDTIKGLLPVLDDFERAIDILSKSTGDIKAALEGTELIHNKLMVYLISKGLKKIEAVGESLDTDFHEAVAQFPVEEDAKKNRIIDVVQQGYTLNGKVIRFAKVVVGV, encoded by the coding sequence ATGAAGAGAAAGAACAAGGAAAAAGAGATTGAGGAACAGGTAGATCAAGAGGTATCTGAAGAGCAGCAAAATAAAAATGAAAAGAGTGAGGAGGTTACTGAAAATAATGATTCTCAGAAGCTGTCAGAGTTGAACGACAGGTATTTAAGACTTGTTGCTGAGTTTGATAATTTCAGAAGAAGAACAGCAAAAGAGAGGATGGATCTTGTAGTAAATGCTGCAGAGGATACAATTAAGGGGTTGCTGCCTGTGCTTGATGATTTTGAGCGTGCCATAGATATTCTTTCCAAGTCCACTGGTGACATAAAGGCTGCTCTTGAGGGGACTGAACTTATTCATAATAAGCTAATGGTTTATTTAATTTCTAAAGGTCTTAAGAAAATTGAGGCTGTCGGTGAGAGTCTTGACACTGATTTTCACGAGGCCGTAGCTCAGTTCCCTGTAGAAGAGGATGCTAAGAAAAATAGAATTATTGATGTCGTACAGCAGGGTTATACGCTTAACGGCAAGGTTATAAGATTTGCAAAAGTTGTTGTTGGTGTATAA
- the dnaJ gene encoding molecular chaperone DnaJ: protein MAKRDYYEVLGVTKGASAEEIKKAYRKMALKYHPDKNPGDKQAEENFKEAAEAYDVLSNPDKKARYDQFGHAGMNAGGGGGGFSGAGFSMEDIFSQFGDIFGGHFGGFGGFSGFGGSRGGRRVNKGSDIRIRVKLDLKEIAKGTEKKIKINKQVSCHECSGKGAKSEADIKTCTTCNGSGQVTRVQQSIFGAMQTASVCPTCGGEGKTVVKPCGKCGGDGLVKESEEISFKIPAGVAQGMQLNVQGKGNAARRGGVNGDLLVVIEEDEHQEFQRDGNDLIYTLFVSITDAILGGDAEIPHFDSKLRIKIEPGTQSGKILRLRSKGLPDVNGYGSGDLLVYIQIWTPKKLDKNERELLEKLKNSDNFKPNPTKDERNFFDRMKKIFS, encoded by the coding sequence ATGGCAAAAAGAGATTACTATGAGGTGCTTGGCGTAACCAAGGGGGCCTCCGCAGAGGAGATCAAAAAGGCCTACAGAAAGATGGCTCTCAAGTATCACCCGGATAAAAACCCGGGAGATAAACAGGCCGAGGAGAACTTTAAAGAGGCTGCCGAGGCTTATGATGTTCTTAGCAATCCTGACAAAAAGGCCAGATATGATCAGTTTGGACATGCAGGAATGAATGCAGGCGGAGGTGGAGGCGGATTCAGCGGTGCCGGCTTCTCTATGGAGGATATTTTCAGCCAGTTTGGAGACATTTTTGGAGGCCATTTCGGCGGATTCGGAGGCTTTAGCGGATTCGGAGGAAGCAGAGGTGGCAGAAGGGTCAATAAGGGTTCCGATATAAGAATAAGAGTTAAACTTGATCTTAAGGAGATTGCAAAGGGGACTGAGAAAAAAATCAAGATAAACAAGCAGGTATCTTGTCATGAGTGTTCGGGAAAAGGTGCAAAATCTGAGGCCGATATAAAGACCTGTACAACCTGTAATGGATCTGGCCAGGTTACCAGGGTTCAGCAATCAATATTTGGAGCTATGCAGACTGCCTCTGTTTGTCCCACTTGCGGAGGTGAGGGGAAAACAGTAGTCAAGCCTTGTGGTAAATGTGGTGGTGACGGACTTGTTAAGGAGAGCGAGGAGATCAGCTTCAAGATACCTGCAGGCGTAGCTCAGGGAATGCAACTTAATGTTCAGGGCAAGGGTAACGCAGCGAGAAGAGGTGGGGTAAACGGAGATCTACTTGTTGTAATTGAGGAGGATGAACATCAGGAGTTTCAAAGAGATGGAAATGATCTTATCTACACTCTATTTGTCTCTATTACAGATGCTATATTGGGTGGTGATGCCGAGATTCCCCATTTTGATTCAAAACTGAGGATTAAAATTGAACCCGGAACTCAGTCAGGAAAAATACTGAGATTAAGATCAAAAGGGCTGCCTGATGTTAACGGATATGGATCAGGAGACCTCCTTGTCTATATTCAGATATGGACTCCTAAAAAGCTGGATAAAAACGAAAGAGAACTTCTTGAAAAACTGAAAAATTCAGATAATTTCAAGCCTAATCCTACAAAGGATGAGCGCAATTTCTTTGACCGGATGAAGAAGATCTTCTCATAA
- a CDS encoding M23 family metallopeptidase: MRKLFISAALSALSFFTAVGAIAQTAAGYIKPLDLPISLSGNYGELRATHFHAGLDFRVGGVSGAPVKAVKDGYISRLSVSPTGYGNAVYITHPDGTTTVYGHLHSFSTKVADWVRAIQYERESFSVNINPDPSLFPVKRGDVIGKAGNTGSSGGPHLHFEIRDTKTEIPLNPQIVAGYDIHDNIAPTIERVSFYGITGAGTIPSIIFLKSFTQNEKDVVVNVPDTFYVAVAGVDRMNGTGARLAISEYEYYIDGEKIFSFRADKIPFDKGRYVNSIVEYPQKVNFKRSMVKSWVEPGSALTTHTESTNHGLFVISDDAIHTVTVKLSDFAGNSAKRSFSVKRETSLKPKQFDSLALSAGKVMPWFIPNIFEKGSLKVTLPVGSLYRTILFYADSLSGVGTNYPVWRVFSESTPIHAGAEISLRVTVPENLKDKAYIAKLDEGGKLSYRGGRWSGDRLSASLSEFGTYTVAFDTIAPIVKLALTEGAKIVSGLIPVTLYDQISGIAEINAQVDGVWILPQYDPKSRKVTLILDSKRIPKGGNKKLLLLVTDGRGNTTEIKRGFIW, encoded by the coding sequence GTGAGAAAATTATTTATATCAGCCGCTCTGTCAGCATTATCATTTTTTACAGCAGTAGGTGCTATTGCACAAACTGCAGCCGGGTATATAAAGCCGCTTGATTTACCTATCTCCCTTTCCGGTAATTATGGGGAGTTAAGAGCCACCCATTTCCACGCCGGGTTGGATTTTCGCGTAGGCGGGGTATCCGGAGCACCTGTAAAGGCTGTAAAAGATGGGTATATATCAAGATTATCAGTCTCTCCCACAGGATACGGCAATGCTGTTTATATAACTCATCCGGATGGTACTACTACTGTTTACGGTCACCTTCACTCATTCAGCACAAAAGTTGCCGATTGGGTCAGAGCGATACAGTACGAGAGAGAGAGTTTTTCTGTTAACATCAATCCTGATCCCTCTCTGTTTCCTGTGAAAAGGGGTGATGTTATTGGTAAAGCCGGAAATACAGGCTCTTCCGGAGGACCCCATCTCCATTTTGAGATCAGGGATACAAAAACAGAAATCCCACTTAACCCCCAGATTGTTGCAGGATATGATATTCATGATAATATTGCCCCGACTATTGAGAGGGTCTCTTTTTATGGTATTACCGGTGCTGGAACAATACCATCTATCATATTTCTAAAGAGTTTTACCCAAAATGAAAAGGATGTTGTAGTTAATGTTCCGGATACATTTTATGTGGCTGTTGCAGGGGTTGACAGGATGAATGGTACAGGTGCCCGTCTTGCAATTTCAGAATATGAATACTACATTGACGGAGAGAAGATTTTTTCTTTCAGGGCAGATAAGATTCCTTTTGATAAAGGTCGGTATGTTAATTCAATTGTGGAGTATCCCCAAAAGGTCAATTTTAAGAGGAGTATGGTCAAGAGCTGGGTGGAGCCCGGAAGCGCACTGACAACACACACAGAGAGCACTAATCACGGGTTATTTGTTATTAGTGATGACGCTATTCACACTGTGACTGTTAAACTAAGTGATTTTGCAGGTAATTCGGCAAAAAGATCATTCTCGGTTAAAAGAGAGACCTCTCTTAAGCCAAAGCAATTTGATTCGCTCGCTCTTTCAGCCGGGAAAGTAATGCCTTGGTTTATTCCCAATATTTTTGAAAAGGGTTCGTTGAAAGTTACACTGCCTGTTGGTTCCTTGTACAGAACAATCCTCTTCTATGCCGATAGTTTATCGGGAGTTGGAACTAATTATCCGGTATGGAGGGTTTTCAGCGAGAGCACCCCTATACACGCCGGTGCAGAGATCTCTTTAAGGGTAACTGTTCCTGAAAATTTAAAAGATAAAGCCTATATTGCAAAGTTAGATGAGGGGGGAAAACTCTCTTACAGAGGCGGAAGATGGAGTGGTGACAGACTATCGGCAAGCCTAAGTGAATTTGGTACATATACTGTTGCTTTTGATACAATTGCACCTATTGTGAAACTTGCATTAACTGAAGGGGCTAAAATTGTATCGGGGTTAATTCCTGTTACTTTGTATGACCAGATTTCCGGTATTGCTGAGATAAATGCACAGGTTGACGGGGTATGGATTCTGCCTCAGTATGATCCAAAGAGCAGAAAGGTCACGCTTATACTGGATAGTAAAAGAATTCCCAAAGGTGGAAATAAGAAGCTTCTTCTACTGGTAACTGATGGAAGGGGAAATACAACTGAAATTAAAAGAGGTTTTATATGGTAG
- the rplS gene encoding 50S ribosomal protein L19 produces the protein MDLIKIAEQAFAGEVKTLPDFKAGDTITVTYKIKEENKERLQNYRGVVIQRRGSGTTETFTVRKMSNGVGVERIFPVTSPFIDSIEVNKRGKVRRARIFYLRELTGKKARIKERKYVSVPKDTDK, from the coding sequence ATGGATTTAATTAAAATTGCAGAACAAGCATTTGCCGGTGAGGTAAAGACACTGCCTGATTTCAAGGCAGGTGATACTATTACAGTCACCTACAAAATCAAAGAAGAGAACAAGGAGAGACTTCAGAATTATCGCGGAGTTGTTATCCAGAGAAGAGGGTCAGGTACTACTGAGACTTTTACCGTAAGAAAGATGTCTAATGGTGTTGGTGTTGAGAGAATCTTCCCTGTTACATCACCTTTCATCGATTCAATAGAGGTAAATAAGAGAGGTAAGGTACGCCGTGCCAGAATATTCTACCTTAGAGAGCTTACCGGTAAGAAAGCTCGTATCAAGGAGAGAAAATATGTTTCAGTTCCAAAGGATACTGATAAATAG
- a CDS encoding anhydro-N-acetylmuramic acid kinase, which yields MVVDIIGLMSGTSLDGLDLCYARFTLDEALGKWGYEILAAEDEPYPAELKHKLATAQNMTAEEYALLNSDYGIYLGMRVKEFIVRNRLKPDYIASHGHTIFHQPSRRFTTQIGSGAGIAAESGVDTICDFRTTDVALGGQGAPLVPVGDRNLFSEFAYCLNLGGFSNISFDRADGSRGAYDISPVNYVLNHYTRAIGLEYDKDGEIAGSGNVNLELLAKLNNLDFYRQTGPKSLGREWVEQSVIPLIDSSGIKMEDKLATFVEHVAIQISGHIKEGKVLLTGGGALNKFLVKRMQANAPQCEYFVPDKQTINFKEALIFAFLGALWVADMPNCLSSVTGARYDNIGGALYKSGLKR from the coding sequence ATGGTAGTAGATATTATTGGATTGATGTCAGGGACATCTCTTGACGGACTGGATTTATGCTACGCAAGATTTACGCTTGATGAGGCTCTTGGAAAATGGGGATATGAAATTCTTGCCGCTGAAGATGAACCATATCCGGCCGAACTTAAACATAAACTTGCTACTGCACAGAATATGACTGCAGAGGAGTATGCTCTGCTTAACTCGGACTATGGCATTTACTTAGGTATGAGGGTTAAAGAGTTTATTGTCAGAAACAGATTGAAACCTGATTATATTGCATCTCACGGACATACAATATTTCACCAGCCATCCAGAAGGTTTACAACCCAGATAGGAAGCGGAGCCGGTATTGCTGCCGAGAGTGGTGTTGATACTATCTGTGATTTCCGTACTACAGATGTTGCACTGGGAGGGCAGGGTGCTCCTCTGGTGCCTGTAGGTGACAGAAATCTTTTCTCTGAGTTTGCTTATTGTCTGAATTTGGGAGGCTTTTCAAATATCTCATTTGACAGAGCCGATGGTTCCCGCGGAGCTTATGATATCTCTCCTGTTAACTATGTTTTAAATCACTATACCCGTGCAATAGGCCTCGAATATGATAAAGATGGTGAGATTGCCGGAAGTGGTAATGTAAATCTTGAGTTGCTTGCAAAATTAAACAACCTGGATTTTTACCGTCAGACCGGTCCAAAGTCTCTGGGAAGAGAGTGGGTGGAGCAGAGTGTGATACCACTGATTGATTCTTCAGGAATAAAAATGGAGGATAAACTTGCTACATTTGTAGAGCATGTAGCAATTCAGATTTCCGGTCACATAAAGGAGGGAAAGGTACTGCTTACAGGAGGAGGAGCTTTGAATAAGTTTCTGGTTAAGAGAATGCAGGCGAATGCACCTCAGTGTGAGTATTTTGTTCCTGACAAACAGACAATTAACTTTAAGGAGGCGCTTATCTTTGCCTTCCTGGGTGCACTTTGGGTGGCCGATATGCCAAATTGCCTGAGTTCGGTTACAGGGGCCAGATATGATAATATTGGAGGAGCTCTATACAAGTCAGGGTTAAAAAGATAA